The proteins below are encoded in one region of Knoellia sp. S7-12:
- a CDS encoding ATP-binding protein → MSTDSAEPARQAHTAGRLVIVCGLPASGKTTLARALASERRGLRLAPDEWLDALGTNLWDADMRARVEALQWSLAQELLRTCATVIIEWGTWARSERDALRRQASALGATTELIHLDVDDEELWRRIQQRAIEVPPIQRTDLHEWRGLFEVPNDAELARYDTWSVRT, encoded by the coding sequence ATGTCGACCGATAGTGCCGAGCCCGCCCGACAGGCGCACACAGCCGGGCGACTCGTCATCGTCTGTGGGCTGCCCGCAAGCGGCAAGACCACCCTTGCAAGGGCTTTGGCGAGTGAGCGACGTGGTCTTCGGCTAGCCCCGGACGAGTGGCTGGACGCGCTCGGCACCAACCTCTGGGACGCCGACATGCGCGCGCGCGTCGAGGCGCTTCAGTGGTCCTTGGCGCAAGAGCTCCTGCGCACTTGTGCGACGGTGATCATCGAGTGGGGAACGTGGGCGCGATCGGAGCGCGATGCACTCCGGCGTCAAGCAAGCGCACTCGGGGCCACGACCGAACTGATCCACCTCGACGTTGATGACGAGGAATTGTGGCGCCGGATTCAACAAAGGGCTATCGAAGTGCCGCCTATCCAGCGCACGGACCTCCACGAGTGGAGGGGACTGTTTGAAGTGCCCAACGATGCCGAGCTTGCTCGATATGACACTTGGTCGGTACGAACGTAG
- a CDS encoding AAA family ATPase has product MTRLVLINGAPGSGKSTIAHALAQDRSTTLALDIDGLKHSLGRWDEDPSASGLHARRLTLALASEQLRAGFDLVIGQYLAQTSFIEDLERLSARHGARFFECVLELDAGTLAERLAERDSNPTRFEHAVNNRLVGPADAPALVQTIEALRQRRPGALWVDATGSTSSTLGILRAALEAPTP; this is encoded by the coding sequence ATGACTCGACTCGTTTTGATCAACGGCGCTCCGGGCTCAGGCAAGTCGACTATCGCGCACGCCCTTGCCCAGGACAGGTCAACGACGCTGGCTCTGGACATCGACGGGCTCAAGCACTCCTTGGGGCGGTGGGACGAGGATCCTTCGGCTTCGGGACTGCACGCCAGGCGCCTGACGCTCGCGCTGGCCAGCGAACAGCTGCGCGCTGGATTCGACCTCGTCATCGGACAGTACCTCGCCCAAACCTCGTTCATTGAGGACCTCGAGCGACTATCCGCACGGCACGGCGCACGGTTCTTTGAGTGCGTGCTCGAGCTCGACGCAGGCACGCTCGCGGAGCGGCTGGCCGAACGGGACAGCAACCCAACCCGGTTCGAGCACGCGGTCAACAACCGGCTGGTTGGACCGGCCGACGCGCCAGCGCTGGTCCAAACTATCGAGGCACTCCGACAGCGTCGCCCCGGCGCCTTGTGGGTGGATGCGACGGGGTCCACTTCCTCGACCCTTGGCATTTTGAGAGCCGCACTCGAAGCACCGACGCCTTGA
- the cydD gene encoding thiol reductant ABC exporter subunit CydD: MKPFDPRLLQAVPAARAPVATLAVVAALQGAAAIGLAVALARLVTDVVAQGSWQRSAGWVVIAFLVRAGLGMLVERLGATTAIAVSSALRRRLLERWLAAPAEGRPEAEQASTLAVQGANAVEPYAARFLPALVAGAVVPFLAVVALVVVDPLSAVIVVVTLPLLPLFAALIGRTTQDDTMSRWRALEQLAGHFGDVMRGLPTLVAFGRARRQVDVVRAVSEQHRVATMRTLRLAFLSSAALELLATISVAIVAVSVGLRLTHGSMTLYAGLLAILLAPEAYWPIRKVGAEFHAAADGAAAIDRLIAQSVGTPDLLRNPSARRNAQSVSRSDGLRNRSAVLAGVGYEYPGSDVRVLVGVTLTVGAGLTVVTGESGAGKSTLLDLIAGVRTPNAGSVTTGRVHYVTQRPFLPDGAIGEALTLGSDTQLTDQQQWSALRRVGLDAFVAQLPDGLETPLGDDGFGLSAGQRLRLGLARAALSNAPVVLLDEPTAHLDRPGTELIIDLVRELAADRCVIVATHSPALVAVAGEHVHLGHAMAEVRS, translated from the coding sequence ATGAAGCCTTTTGACCCTCGCCTGCTGCAGGCGGTACCGGCCGCGCGAGCGCCGGTGGCCACCTTGGCCGTCGTCGCCGCCCTGCAGGGTGCGGCCGCGATCGGCCTCGCCGTGGCACTCGCGCGACTCGTGACCGACGTTGTCGCACAGGGCAGCTGGCAGCGCAGTGCGGGTTGGGTCGTGATCGCGTTTCTCGTGCGGGCTGGGCTGGGGATGCTTGTCGAGCGCCTGGGCGCGACCACGGCGATCGCAGTGAGCTCGGCCCTGCGGCGGCGGTTGCTCGAACGCTGGCTCGCGGCACCCGCCGAAGGACGTCCCGAGGCGGAGCAGGCGTCGACCCTCGCCGTGCAGGGAGCCAATGCGGTTGAGCCGTATGCCGCGCGCTTCCTGCCGGCCCTCGTCGCCGGTGCCGTCGTGCCGTTCCTCGCCGTGGTGGCACTCGTCGTCGTCGACCCGCTGAGTGCCGTCATCGTCGTGGTGACGCTCCCCCTGCTCCCCCTCTTCGCCGCGCTCATCGGGCGGACGACCCAGGACGACACGATGAGCCGCTGGCGAGCCCTCGAGCAGCTCGCCGGTCACTTCGGTGACGTCATGCGTGGCCTGCCGACGCTCGTCGCGTTCGGTCGGGCCCGACGGCAGGTGGACGTGGTGCGGGCCGTGTCGGAGCAGCACCGCGTGGCCACGATGCGCACCCTGCGGCTGGCGTTCCTCAGCTCGGCGGCGCTCGAGCTGCTCGCGACGATCTCGGTGGCCATCGTTGCGGTCTCGGTGGGCCTTCGCCTCACCCACGGGTCCATGACCCTGTATGCCGGTCTGCTCGCGATCCTGCTTGCGCCAGAGGCCTATTGGCCGATCCGGAAGGTCGGGGCCGAGTTCCACGCGGCCGCCGACGGCGCCGCCGCCATCGACCGACTTATTGCGCAATCCGTCGGAACCCCGGACTTGTTGCGCAATCCGTCGGCCCGACGAAATGCGCAATCAGTGAGCAGATCCGACGGATTGCGCAATAGGTCGGCCGTTCTGGCGGGGGTGGGCTACGAATATCCGGGGTCGGACGTGAGGGTGCTTGTCGGCGTGACGCTCACGGTAGGAGCCGGGCTGACTGTCGTCACGGGGGAATCGGGCGCCGGGAAGTCGACCTTGCTCGATCTCATCGCTGGGGTGCGCACGCCCAATGCAGGCAGCGTGACAACGGGGCGAGTGCACTACGTGACCCAACGACCGTTCCTCCCCGACGGGGCGATAGGTGAGGCACTCACTCTTGGCAGTGACACCCAACTCACCGACCAGCAGCAGTGGTCAGCGTTGCGCCGGGTCGGGCTCGACGCCTTCGTCGCCCAGTTGCCCGACGGGCTGGAGACACCACTCGGGGACGACGGCTTCGGCCTCTCGGCCGGCCAGCGGCTGCGCCTCGGGTTGGCCAGAGCCGCCCTCTCGAACGCACCCGTCGTCCTGCTCGACGAGCCGACTGCCCACCTCGATCGGCCGGGCACCGAGCTGATCATCGACCTCGTCCGTGAACTCGCCGCCGATCGCTGCGTCATCGTCGCAACTCACTCGCCCGCGCTGGTCGCGGTCGCTGGCGAGCACGTGCATCTCGGTCACGCGATGGCGGAGGTGAGGTCATGA
- the cydB gene encoding cytochrome d ubiquinol oxidase subunit II: MDYPFIWFILIGVLWTGYLVLEGFDFGVGTLLPVLGRRPHVGTGAAEADKRRRVMLTTIGPHWDGNEVWLITAAGAMFAAFPHWYASMFSAFYLPLLALLVALIVRNMGLEYRHKRDDDTWRQRWDAAIIGGSVAAPFLVGLSLTNIVRGVPLDADFEFVGSLGTLLNVPSLWGGATFVALSVTHGALFLALKADGTLRAEARQVAWRSGLATAVLAVGLLGWLVGTQGSAPVVALTVIAATGLVGGLVASRAGRELLAFAATALTWAGTAAAYFVALHPAVMPTTLSGGTSLTIENAASTPMTLQIMSIAALVFVPIVLLYTAYTYWVFRRRLSTHHMGAPALVK, encoded by the coding sequence ATGGACTATCCCTTCATCTGGTTCATCCTCATCGGCGTGCTCTGGACCGGATACCTCGTCCTCGAGGGTTTCGACTTCGGGGTCGGCACCCTGTTGCCCGTCCTTGGCCGCCGCCCCCACGTCGGCACCGGTGCAGCCGAGGCCGACAAGCGACGCCGCGTCATGCTCACGACGATCGGCCCGCACTGGGATGGCAACGAGGTCTGGCTCATCACGGCAGCCGGAGCGATGTTCGCGGCGTTCCCCCACTGGTACGCATCGATGTTCTCCGCCTTCTATCTGCCACTGCTGGCCCTCCTCGTCGCCCTCATCGTGCGCAACATGGGCCTTGAGTACCGCCACAAGCGCGACGACGACACCTGGCGCCAGCGCTGGGACGCGGCGATCATTGGCGGCTCCGTGGCCGCACCCTTCCTCGTCGGGCTCTCGCTCACCAACATCGTGCGCGGCGTGCCTCTCGATGCGGACTTCGAGTTCGTCGGGTCGCTCGGGACTCTGCTCAACGTCCCGAGCCTGTGGGGAGGTGCCACCTTCGTCGCGCTGTCGGTGACCCACGGCGCGTTGTTCCTCGCACTCAAGGCCGATGGGACCCTGCGAGCCGAGGCCCGCCAGGTCGCCTGGCGATCGGGCCTGGCGACAGCGGTGCTCGCGGTCGGACTGCTCGGGTGGCTCGTCGGCACCCAGGGCTCTGCACCTGTCGTCGCCCTGACCGTGATCGCGGCCACAGGACTCGTCGGCGGTCTCGTCGCCAGCCGCGCCGGTCGCGAACTGCTCGCGTTCGCCGCCACGGCACTGACGTGGGCCGGCACGGCTGCGGCCTATTTCGTCGCCCTCCACCCGGCGGTCATGCCGACCACCCTCTCCGGCGGCACCTCACTCACCATCGAGAACGCCGCGAGCACCCCCATGACCTTGCAGATCATGTCGATCGCCGCGCTCGTCTTCGTGCCGATCGTCCTGCTCTACACGGCCTACACCTACTGGGTCTTCCGTCGGCGACTCTCGACCCACCACATGGGCGCACCCGCGCTCGTGAAGTGA
- a CDS encoding cytochrome ubiquinol oxidase subunit I produces MDPVDLARWQFAITTVYHFLFVPITIGLSFVVAVTHVAWVRTRRPEWLRLTKFLGKLFTINFALGLVTGIVQEFQFGMNWSDYSRFVGDIFGAPLALEALLAFFVESTFLGLWIFGWGRIPEKLHAATMWVVHVGTLLSAYFILAANSFMQNPVGFRYNPESGRAEMTDFVAILLNKVQLVAFPHIITSAYMVGGAVVMGVGVWLWRRAAQPGASDAADVPMYRKATRLGAVLTLVASLGVVVTGDVQGKIMTEVQPMKMAAAEALYESETGAGFSILTIGSLDGTEEVFAIKVPKVLAFMATGNPNGTVEGINEIKARNAEMVAGIERTYGPEVAVVASDSDADYMPNVPLAYWTFRLMMGLGFASMGLSALLLWVTRGSRRAPTSRWWVWAAVAAPLLPLFANSFGWIFTETGRQPWLVNGLMTTALGVSPSVSVAEIWTSMTVFTLLYAVLAVVEVRLFLRYVAHGAEPFHEPESEPAEDAPLQFSY; encoded by the coding sequence ATGGACCCCGTCGACCTCGCGCGGTGGCAGTTCGCGATCACCACCGTCTACCACTTCCTCTTCGTCCCTATCACGATCGGCCTGTCCTTCGTCGTCGCCGTCACCCACGTCGCGTGGGTGCGCACGCGTCGGCCCGAGTGGCTGCGGCTCACGAAGTTCCTCGGCAAGCTCTTCACGATCAACTTCGCACTCGGGCTGGTCACCGGCATCGTCCAGGAGTTCCAGTTCGGCATGAACTGGTCGGACTACTCGCGCTTCGTCGGCGACATCTTCGGAGCGCCCTTGGCCCTGGAGGCGTTGCTCGCCTTCTTTGTCGAGTCGACCTTCCTCGGCTTGTGGATCTTCGGGTGGGGCCGCATCCCCGAGAAGCTGCACGCCGCGACGATGTGGGTCGTCCACGTGGGGACGTTGCTCTCGGCCTACTTCATCCTCGCGGCCAACTCGTTCATGCAGAACCCCGTCGGCTTCCGCTACAACCCCGAGTCGGGCCGCGCCGAGATGACTGACTTCGTCGCGATCCTCCTGAACAAGGTCCAGCTCGTGGCCTTCCCGCACATCATCACGTCGGCCTACATGGTCGGTGGGGCGGTCGTCATGGGTGTGGGCGTCTGGCTCTGGAGGCGCGCGGCCCAGCCGGGAGCAAGCGACGCGGCCGACGTCCCCATGTATCGCAAGGCCACCCGCCTCGGCGCCGTTCTCACCCTCGTCGCGAGCCTCGGCGTCGTTGTCACCGGCGACGTGCAGGGCAAGATCATGACCGAGGTGCAGCCGATGAAGATGGCTGCGGCCGAGGCGCTCTACGAGAGCGAGACCGGCGCCGGCTTCTCGATCCTCACGATCGGGTCGCTCGACGGCACCGAAGAGGTCTTCGCCATCAAGGTGCCCAAGGTCCTCGCGTTCATGGCGACCGGCAACCCCAACGGCACGGTCGAGGGCATCAACGAGATCAAGGCCCGCAATGCCGAGATGGTCGCCGGCATCGAACGCACCTACGGCCCTGAAGTGGCAGTCGTCGCATCCGACAGTGACGCCGACTACATGCCCAACGTGCCACTCGCCTACTGGACCTTCCGCCTCATGATGGGCCTCGGCTTCGCGTCGATGGGTCTGTCGGCGCTGCTGCTGTGGGTGACCCGCGGGTCGCGCCGGGCGCCGACATCGCGTTGGTGGGTATGGGCGGCGGTCGCTGCCCCGCTCTTGCCGCTCTTTGCCAACAGCTTTGGGTGGATCTTCACCGAGACCGGCCGGCAACCCTGGCTCGTGAACGGCCTGATGACGACCGCCTTAGGCGTCTCGCCATCGGTGTCCGTGGCCGAGATCTGGACGTCGATGACCGTCTTCACCCTCCTGTATGCCGTGCTCGCCGTCGTCGAGGTACGTCTCTTCCTGCGCTATGTCGCCCACGGTGCCGAGCCCTTCCACGAACCGGAGTCCGAACCCGCCGAGGACGCTCCACTCCAGTTCTCCTACTGA
- the cydC gene encoding thiol reductant ABC exporter subunit CydC: MTVLEHSTARRQNALAGVWGGLALTSGVALTATSGWLIVRAAERPVILTLLTAIVGVRAFGMARPFFRHLERLRSHDSALADLASARTAVYAALIPLTPARLGRRSRSAVLSGVVDDLTDVVEAQVRVRVPLLSAAVAALFAVLLTGALEPMAGLVVAVWMLLVALLSRAGLALERDAQPLLGAARAEVSRAAELVARHTPELQAIGATGDVLDRLHVAHADLARALRRQSRGRALVTGGVLTLTGAATVVMAAVATGSDLTPAVTALLVVVPAALADAVLPLADAGRAQARAEQSRSRVDSLLDQTAAVADTGSGQPSSAAPHLRLKGVTAGWVEGRVDVGPVDLDLPPGHRVGVVGANGSGKSTLLAVLARALDPASGRYLVDGHDVTELDAAAVRDLLAVVDDEPHLFAADVRANLVLAQPDASDSNLVAALRVSGLGSWFDRLPHGLDTRLGSGGRGVSGGERARLALARAVLSRRPVVLLDEPVAHLDHATATSVMRDVWAATSGRTVVVVSHRHEGLDAVDELLDLTLTRKD, encoded by the coding sequence ATGACTGTCCTGGAGCACTCAACTGCAAGGCGGCAGAACGCTCTCGCAGGCGTGTGGGGAGGCCTCGCGCTGACGTCCGGCGTGGCGCTCACGGCGACCTCCGGGTGGCTCATCGTGCGCGCAGCCGAACGACCCGTCATCCTCACCCTGCTCACCGCGATCGTCGGAGTGCGCGCCTTCGGCATGGCGCGGCCCTTCTTCCGCCACCTCGAACGGCTCCGTTCTCACGACTCCGCGCTCGCGGACCTCGCGTCCGCACGCACTGCGGTGTATGCCGCCCTCATCCCTCTGACTCCCGCTCGCCTGGGGCGCCGCTCGCGAAGCGCCGTCCTCAGCGGGGTGGTTGACGACCTCACCGACGTCGTCGAAGCCCAGGTGCGCGTCCGTGTTCCGTTGCTGTCGGCCGCTGTCGCGGCGCTCTTCGCCGTCCTCCTGACCGGGGCGCTCGAGCCGATGGCCGGGTTGGTCGTCGCGGTCTGGATGCTGCTCGTGGCACTGCTTTCCCGCGCCGGGCTGGCCCTCGAACGCGACGCGCAGCCGCTCCTGGGAGCGGCCCGCGCAGAGGTGAGCCGGGCAGCGGAGCTGGTGGCACGGCATACCCCGGAATTGCAGGCGATCGGTGCAACCGGTGACGTGCTCGACCGACTCCACGTGGCGCACGCCGACCTCGCCCGGGCCCTGCGGCGGCAGAGCCGCGGACGAGCACTCGTCACGGGCGGTGTCCTCACGCTGACCGGCGCCGCAACGGTCGTCATGGCTGCTGTCGCCACGGGCTCGGACCTGACCCCTGCCGTGACCGCACTCCTCGTCGTGGTGCCTGCGGCTCTGGCTGACGCCGTCCTGCCGCTCGCCGATGCCGGGCGGGCCCAGGCCCGGGCGGAGCAGAGCCGCTCACGGGTCGACTCGCTTCTCGACCAGACCGCGGCGGTTGCCGATACGGGTTCAGGACAACCATCCTCGGCTGCACCCCACCTCCGGCTCAAGGGCGTCACGGCAGGTTGGGTCGAGGGTCGGGTCGACGTCGGACCGGTCGATCTCGACCTCCCGCCCGGGCACCGAGTCGGCGTGGTCGGCGCCAACGGTTCGGGCAAGTCCACGTTGCTCGCCGTCCTCGCACGGGCCCTCGACCCCGCCTCGGGGCGCTACCTCGTCGACGGGCACGACGTCACGGAGCTGGACGCCGCCGCCGTGCGCGACCTCCTCGCCGTCGTCGATGACGAGCCGCATCTGTTTGCCGCCGACGTCCGCGCCAACCTCGTTCTCGCACAGCCGGATGCGAGCGACAGCAACCTCGTTGCGGCCCTGCGGGTCTCTGGGCTGGGCAGTTGGTTCGACCGGTTGCCCCACGGTCTGGACACCCGACTCGGCTCCGGTGGACGTGGCGTCTCCGGAGGTGAGCGGGCCCGCCTCGCACTCGCCCGCGCGGTCCTCTCGCGACGACCTGTCGTTCTCCTCGACGAGCCCGTGGCCCACCTCGACCACGCGACCGCGACAAGCGTCATGCGCGACGTCTGGGCGGCCACGTCGGGGCGTACCGTGGTCGTCGTCAGCCACCGCCACGAGGGCCTCGACGCCGTCGACGAACTCCTCGACCTCACGCTCACCCGCAAGGACTGA